From a region of the Capricornis sumatraensis isolate serow.1 chromosome 22, serow.2, whole genome shotgun sequence genome:
- the LOC138069569 gene encoding BOLA class I histocompatibility antigen, alpha chain BL3-6-like: MGPRTLLLLLSGALVLTETWAGSHSLSYFCTCLSRPGLGEPRFFAVGYVDDTQFARFDSDAPNPRMEPRAPWMEQEGPEYWEEMTRDARKAQQRLRSGLNTMRGFYNQSEAVSHTAQWVFACDVGPDGRLLRGIWQTAYDGADYISLNEDLRSWTAANTVAQITKRKWEISGEAEFQRNYLEGKCVQWLHRHLETGKDTLLRADPPRTHVAHHRISDHEVTLRCWALGFYPEEISLTWQRDGEDQTQDMEAVETRPSGDGTFQKWAALVVPSGEEQRYTCRVQHEGLQKPLTLRWEPPQPSIPIMGIIVGLLLLMVTGAVVTGAVIWWKKHSGEIGGGYTQAASNDGASDVSLTVPKV, translated from the exons ATGGGGCCGCGAACCCTCCTCCTGCTGCTCTCGGGGGCCCTGGTCCTGACCGAGACCTGGGCCG gctcCCACTCCCTGAGCTATTTCTGCACCTGCCTGTCCCGGCCCGGCCTCGGGGAGCCGCGATTCTTTGCCGTCGGCTACGTGGACGACACGCAGTTCGCGCGGTTCGACAGCGACGCCCCGAATCCGAGAATGGAGCCGCGGGCGCCGTGGATGGAGCAGGAGGGGCCGGAATATTGGGAAGAGATGACACGAGATGCCAGGAAAGCTCAACAGAGATTGCGATCAGGCTTGAACACCATGCGCGGTTTCTACAACCAGAGCGAGGCCG TGTCTCACACCGCCCAGTGGGTGTTTGCCTGCGACGTGGGGCCGGACGGGCGCCTCCTCCGCGGGATCTGGCAGACCGCCTATGACGGTGCGGACTACATCTCCCTGAACGAAGACCTGCGCTCCTGGACCGCGGCGAACACGGTGGCTCAGATCACCAAGCGCAAGTGGGAAATCTCCGGTGAGGCAGAGTTCCAGCGGAACTACCTGGAGGGCAAGTGCGTGCAGTGGCTCCACAGACACCTGGAGACCGGAAAGGACACGCTGCTGCGCGCAG ATCCTCCAAGGACACATGTGGCCCATCACCGCATCTCTGACCATGAGGTCACCCTGaggtgctgggccctgggcttCTACCCTGAGGAGATCTCACTGACCTGGCAGCGTGATGGGGAGGACCAGACTCAGGACATGGAGGCTGTGGAGACCAGGCCTTCAGGGGATGGAACCTTCCAGAAGTGGGCGGCCCTGGTGGTGCCTTCTGGAGAGGAACAGAGATACACGTGCCGTGTGCAGCACGAGGGGCTTCAGAAGCCCCTCACTCTGAGATGGG AACCTCCTCAGCCCTCCATCCCCATCATGGGCATCATTGTTGGCCTGCTTCTCCTCATGGTCACTGGAGCTGTGGTGACTGGAGCTGTGATTTGGTGGAAAAAACACTCAG GTGAAATAGGAGGGGGCTACACCCAGGCTGCAA GCAATGACGGTGCCTCTGATGTGTCTCTCACGGTTCCTAAAG TGTGA